The Clostridia bacterium sequence CAGGCCTCCTGCAATCAGCGGAATTTCGATTTTCTGCACCAGTGAAACAATCACTTTCGGTAAAAGTCCTGGCATAATTTCAATCATATCAGGCTTTGCGGTTGTAACCGCCTCTACGGTTGTTTCCACCGAATGGGAATCCACAATAAAAAAACGCTGTACCGTAAAAAGCTTAAGCTCCCTTGCCTTTTTAATCATGCTCACCCGGGTGCTGATGACTCCGTCTGCTCCCGACTGCTTAACAAACTGCAGTCCTGCCTCGTCTTTGCCGATGCCATTTGCAAGGTCTATATGCAAAAGATACTTTTTGTTCTTCTGATGTGCCAGACAGACCCGGTCCTTCAATGTAAAAATGTCGGGTTGCAAATCAAACACAACCGCTACACCGCTTTCAATTGCCGCTTTGAACTCCGCTTCGCTTCGCACCGCAGCAATGATTTTCCCCACGTCCATCTATCCTCGCTCCTTTATTTATCCGCCGTTGCAATCACACGACTGCCGAATACATCTTCTATTATAACATCTCCTGCCAAAATGTGCAAGGGTGCAATTGTCTGATTTATCTTTTTCATGCATTCAAAAATTTTATCCTTTGGAATGGGTGTTTCGGTTTTGACCGGCACAACCGTACCGTCTGCACACCGCACGGTAGAGGTTACGGTACGCACCGGATTTAAGGTTTCGTCCTTTGCATACTGCTCGCCCCGCTTGCAGGTATTCCCCGTAACAGACAGTACTTCCCTGCCATCCGTTTCCACCGTAAGGCTACAGCCTAACGGGCATACAATACAAGTAAAAGTCTTTTGCATATCAAAGCACCTCCAGTTCAAAACGCAATGCATTTGCCTGTTTCAAAGCATCTGCCTTTAAAGTCACCGTTTCCATCTCACCCGGTGCTACCTTTTGCTTTTTCTTAGAAAGCAAAAGCGTTTCCCCATCAAACACATTGATTTTCACATTTTTAAACACATCGGACACTCTGAAATACACCTTCACATCCTCCGCTTTTGTGATGCGTTGCGGTACGGTATAGCGGATTTTCCCGTCGGTGGAAATCGGGATATGTAAAGTCCCTTTTTCTGCTCCTCGGATATATTCTGCGGCACTCATGCCTGCGATTTCCGCTTCTTCGGATACAAAATCCACCAGGTCGTGTACATGCAATACATTTCCGCAGGCAAAAAGCCCCGGAATGTTCGTTTCCCGGCTCTGATTTACTTCAGCACCGCCTGTAACGCGGTTCAAATCAAGACCTGCCTGCTGTGAAAGCTCGTTTTCGGGAATCAGCCCCACCGACAGCAAAAGTGTGTCGCATTTAATGTATTCTTCTGTGCCGGGGATAGGTTTTCTGCTCTCGTCCACCTTCGCGATGGTCACCCCCGTTAACCGTTCTTTGCCGTGAATATCTATCACCGTATGGCTTAATTTTAAAGGAATGTCAAAATCGTTCAAGCATTGCTGAATGTTTCGGGCCAGCCCCCCTGAATAGGGCATCAGCTCGCAAACCGCGTGTACCTTTACGCCCTCTAAGGTCATGCGTCGCGCCATAATCAGCCCGATGTCGCCCGACCCTAAAATCACCACATTTTTGCCCGGCATATACCCTTTCATGTTCACATACTTTTGTGCCGTGCCTGCGCTGAATATGCCGGAGGGTCGACTTCCGGGGATGTTTAATGCGCCCTTTGACCGCTCTCTGCAACCCATGGCAAGAATGACCGCCTTTGCCTGAATCTGAAAAATGCCTTCCTCGGTGTTACTCGCCGTTACGGTCAAATCCTCGCTTAAATCCAGCACCATGGTATTCAGCTTTACGGGTATTTTTCGCGCTTTTACCTGTTTTTCATAGCGCAAAGCATATTCAGGACCGGTTAATTCTTCTCCAAACTTATGCAACCCGAATCCATTATGAATACATTGCTGTAAAATACCCCCAAGCTTTTCATCTCTTTCCAGAATCAAAATATCTGTTATGCCTGCATCATATGCTGCAACCGCAGCACTAAGCCCTGCAGGACCGCCACCGATGATCACTAAATCCGTCATGCCTCACACCTCCTTGGTCTTTCCGAAATTTATGAAAGATTCTCCGCCGAATTTGGTTACTTTTTCGTAAGCTACGCCCGTTTCTTTTGCAATCAGCTCCACAATATAGGGACCGCAAAAACCGCCCTGACATCTGCCCATCTGTGCTCTCGTACGCCTTTTTACGCCATCTAAATCGGTCGCTTTAGGATTGAACCGCAACGCATCCAAAATTTCACCCTCGCTCACCTTTTCGCAACGGCAAACAATCTTGCCGTAGGCAGGATTTTGTTTGATCATTTTATTTTTTTCTTCTGTACTTGCTTCCCGAAACGCGTGCATCGGACGTCTTACAGGATTAAAATTCTCCTTTTCATCCATTGCAAGTCCTTGTTCTTTCAGCATATCCGCCACGAATTCCGCAATGGCAGGAGATGCCGAAAGACCGGGCGATTCAATCCCTGCCACATTGATAAAGCCCTTTTGGGGCGAACGGATGATAAAATCGCCTGTGTTGCCTGCCGCGCGCAAACCGCAAAAGGAGGTGATTGCCTTATTAAAAGGAATCCCGTCCACATTTTCGGATGCCTCTTTTAAAATTTTTGCAAACCCTTCTCGAGTCGTACCTGCATCCGCTTTATCCATTCTGTCCACAGAGGTCGGACCCAGTAAAAGATTATTGTCCACCGTAGGCGTAACCAGAATACCCTTTCCCTTTTCAGAGGGCGTGCGGAATACGGTATGCGTCAAAAGACTGCCCTCGCCCTTATCCAGCAAAATATATTCCCCTTTTCTGGGATGCACCTCAATGGAAAAATCGCCTGCTAATTTTGCAATCTCATCGCTGTAAAGCCCTGCGGCATTAACCACAAACCGCGCCTGCACCCAATCGGTCTTGCTTGAAACCGCAAAGGCATCACCGTTTTTACAGATATCGGTCACCTCAAAATTACATTTTAAATCCGCACCGTTGTCCATGGCATTGCCGATTGCCGCAACAGTCAGCTCATAAGGGCAAATGATCGCACCGCTCGGGGCATGCAAAGCATATTGCACCTTTTCCGAAAGATTTTTCTCCAGCGCATGCACTTCTTCTTTTCCAAGCAATTTCAGCCCCTGCACACCGTTTTTCTGCCCACGCTCTAAAAGGCTCTCAAGGACTTCCTTATCCTTTTCATCAAACCCGATAACCAGCGAGCCGTTTTTCTTATACTTTACCCCAAGCTCGCGCGCAATTTTTTCCATCATCATCGAGCCTTTTACGTTAAGGCTTGCTTTTAAAGTACCCGGCTCTGCATCAAAGCCCGCGTGCACAATGGCAGAATTTGCCTTTGTAGCCCCCATTGCCACATCGTTTTCCTTCTCTAAAATGCACACCTTAAGCTTGTAAGCAGAAAGCTTTCTGGCAAGCAGACCGCCCACAACCCCTGCGCCGATGATTGCAACATCATACATTTTTAAACACCCTTTCCAAAACAAAAAGACGCACCAAAACAAAAGCTTTCTTTCGCTTTTGTTCTGATACGTCTCCAATTCTCTGTATCAACAAAAGTATACTACAATTTTTTCAGTTTGTCAACCCTTTAAAGGCTATCCACATAATCACAAGCCGCAAGGGCTGCGATAGCACCGTCTGATGCTGCGGTTGCCACCTGACGGATTTTTTTGCTCCGGCAGTCCCCTGCCACAAAAATACCGTCCGTGCCGGTCACGCATTTTTCGTCCGCGTCCGCATAGCCGTAGTCATTAAGAAGCATCACATTCTTAAAAGGCTCATTTTGCGGAATCAGGCCGATTGCCACAAACATACCGTCGCAGGCAATCTCTTTTTGCCCGTCCTTGGTGTTGATGACAATGCCCTCTAAAGTGGTATCGCCTAAGATTTTTTCAACCGTTGCCCCTAAAATGATTTCCACATTTTCTTTCTGCGTCAACTGGTCAACCAGCTTCTGTTCACCGGTAAAATAATCTAAATTCTGTACTACATATACTTTTTTTGCCAGATCCGAAAGCAAAATGGCTTCCTGCAATGCCGAGTTACCGCCACCGATCACCGAAACAGTTTTGCCGGTATAAAATGCCCCGTCACAAACCGCGCAGAACGAAATGCCCTCGCCCACAAACTGCTCTTCATTTTCTAAGCCTAACATTCTGTGCTTGGCACCGGTTGCAATCACAACTGCCTTGCCCTCAAATTCGCCCTCGTCGGTTACAACGGTTTTAACCGCACCGTCCTTTACCGAAAGCACCT is a genomic window containing:
- a CDS encoding glycerol-3-phosphate responsive antiterminator; its protein translation is MGKIIAAVRSEAEFKAAIESGVAVVFDLQPDIFTLKDRVCLAHQKNKKYLLHIDLANGIGKDEAGLQFVKQSGADGVISTRVSMIKKARELKLFTVQRFFIVDSHSVETTVEAVTTAKPDMIEIMPGLLPKVIVSLVQKIEIPLIAGGLIESKKEAEAILGYGATAISAGTQKLWEENL
- a CDS encoding DUF1667 domain-containing protein, producing MQKTFTCIVCPLGCSLTVETDGREVLSVTGNTCKRGEQYAKDETLNPVRTVTSTVRCADGTVVPVKTETPIPKDKIFECMKKINQTIAPLHILAGDVIIEDVFGSRVIATADK
- a CDS encoding FAD-dependent oxidoreductase, producing MTDLVIIGGGPAGLSAAVAAYDAGITDILILERDEKLGGILQQCIHNGFGLHKFGEELTGPEYALRYEKQVKARKIPVKLNTMVLDLSEDLTVTASNTEEGIFQIQAKAVILAMGCRERSKGALNIPGSRPSGIFSAGTAQKYVNMKGYMPGKNVVILGSGDIGLIMARRMTLEGVKVHAVCELMPYSGGLARNIQQCLNDFDIPLKLSHTVIDIHGKERLTGVTIAKVDESRKPIPGTEEYIKCDTLLLSVGLIPENELSQQAGLDLNRVTGGAEVNQSRETNIPGLFACGNVLHVHDLVDFVSEEAEIAGMSAAEYIRGAEKGTLHIPISTDGKIRYTVPQRITKAEDVKVYFRVSDVFKNVKINVFDGETLLLSKKKQKVAPGEMETVTLKADALKQANALRFELEVL
- a CDS encoding NAD(P)/FAD-dependent oxidoreductase, with amino-acid sequence MYDVAIIGAGVVGGLLARKLSAYKLKVCILEKENDVAMGATKANSAIVHAGFDAEPGTLKASLNVKGSMMMEKIARELGVKYKKNGSLVIGFDEKDKEVLESLLERGQKNGVQGLKLLGKEEVHALEKNLSEKVQYALHAPSGAIICPYELTVAAIGNAMDNGADLKCNFEVTDICKNGDAFAVSSKTDWVQARFVVNAAGLYSDEIAKLAGDFSIEVHPRKGEYILLDKGEGSLLTHTVFRTPSEKGKGILVTPTVDNNLLLGPTSVDRMDKADAGTTREGFAKILKEASENVDGIPFNKAITSFCGLRAAGNTGDFIIRSPQKGFINVAGIESPGLSASPAIAEFVADMLKEQGLAMDEKENFNPVRRPMHAFREASTEEKNKMIKQNPAYGKIVCRCEKVSEGEILDALRFNPKATDLDGVKRRTRAQMGRCQGGFCGPYIVELIAKETGVAYEKVTKFGGESFINFGKTKEV
- a CDS encoding FAD-dependent oxidoreductase, which encodes MYDLIVIGGGPAGLTAALYACRAGKSVVVLEKGTFGGQITYSPKVENIPGFVSLSGNEFAEKMVEQVLEQGADLECCEVLSVKDGAVKTVVTDEGEFEGKAVVIATGAKHRMLGLENEEQFVGEGISFCAVCDGAFYTGKTVSVIGGGNSALQEAILLSDLAKKVYVVQNLDYFTGEQKLVDQLTQKENVEIILGATVEKILGDTTLEGIVINTKDGQKEIACDGMFVAIGLIPQNEPFKNVMLLNDYGYADADEKCVTGTDGIFVAGDCRSKKIRQVATAASDGAIAALAACDYVDSL